A segment of the Ignavibacteriales bacterium genome:
ACACCCCATCCATCATTCTATCAAATAACGAGCGGTAACGTTCTTCTGATTGAAGTAATGCTTCCTCAGCTCTTTTACGTTCGGTGATATCGATCCAGATGCCGACCGTCTCTTTGGGTAAACCTTGTTCATCACGGACGAGAACTAGTTGGTCTGTAAACCAACGATATGAATCATCTGCGCAATGCCAGCGATATTCTGTTGAAATGTAATTTTTTTTGAATACTTCCGCATATTCTCTTAAAACACGATCAAAGTCGTCTGGGTGAATTCGCGTTTGCCAGAATGTGGCATTTTCTGTGAATTCATTTGATGTATATCCAGTCATTTGTTTGACTTGATTACTAATCCATGTTGTTGTCAAATCAGCGGTCGCTCGGCCGGTGTAGAAAACCATCGGCAATGTGTTTAGTATGAGTTTGAGTTGTTGTTCGTTCCTGCGAATTGTTTCTTCAGCTTGTTTGTGTTCAGTGATGTCACGTGCTATAAGTAAAATAGTGGTCTTTGACATTGGAGATAATGTTGCGGTGAACCATATTTCTTTATTGTTAATACTTAAACTGTATTCAATACTAATCGGCCTATTGGATGTTAATACCAGTTTTATTTTCTCGATGAAAAAGTCAGCTTGTTTAGTTGGAAAGACCTCATATACAGTTTTACCAAGCAATTCGTTAGCAGGTCGATACAACAGCGCTGGATTTGTCGGAGCAATTTCTATGTATCTGCCTTCTGCATCGACAACTAGGATAACATCGGTCATTGAAGCGAATAGAGATTGAAGGCGTTTTTCAGAATTGCGCAATGCCACTTCAATTACTTTTCGTTCGGAGATGTCTGTGATAATGCCGAGGATAGCGCTTTGACCAGCAAAATTAATCAATTTTGAAGTAATAATTGCTTGAATTTTTTTTCCTTTTCGTGTTAATAATCCATATTCGTAAGGAGGAACTTCTTCCCCCTGCGAATGTTTTCTAAAGGATTCTTGAATTAATGCCTGAGACTCAGAAGAAATAAGTGAGCGGAAATCAAATGATGGTGATAAGAACTCTTCCCGTGTAAATCCAATAATCTCTTCACATTTTTTGTTAGCATAAACGATCCTACCTTTTTGGTTTATAAAAATCATATTAGGAGATTGATCTGCAAGAACTCTGAACTTTTCCTCCGATTCTTTCAGTGATTTCTCGGAGAGTGTACGATTTGTGATATCTCGGAAACTCCACACCCTGCCCACCGGTTTTCCGTCAATCTTTTGAGGGTGCGAGAAACGTTCGAAGCATCTCCCGTCCTTGAACTCAAGCGTATCATAACTTTCTTTTTCAGGATTGTCATACAACTCTTTAACTTTTGAAATAAAATCTTTTGGATTTTTCAATTGATTTAGAACAAAATCAATTGCTTGTTTATCATTATGTGTGGCTAAGATAGCATCAGGTATACGCCACATTTGTGCGAATTGATTATTGAAATCTGATATTTTTCCTAAGCTATCGACCACGAGAATACCATCAGCTGTAGATTCCAAAGTCGCTCTCAGTAAAGAAACATTTTGCCCTGCATCTGTTTCAATTCTTTTTCGCTCGTCGATGTCAATTAAAATACCTTGAGCCCCGATTATTTTACCCGTCTTTTGATCGTGAATAGGAAGTGAGCTATCATTAATCCATTTCAGCTTACCCTTTGTTGTTCGAATTAGGATATCTGCTTTATAATGAGGAATATTTCCTTTTACCATTCGCCGACGGCACTCAGAAGGATCGTTAGGTATTTCGGGTAATAGGGGATTGACTTTTTCAACCAAACTACCAAAAAGCTTTTCCGTGAATTTACTTGGGGGGATGCCTAAAAGATCTTTTATACCAGCTCCGATATATTTATAATAGCCAGTTCCCAGTGATTGTCCAAATATAAGCTGAAAGGGGACACCGCCTGCATTTTCAATTACTTGTCTGAAAAATAATTCTGGATTGCTTAGGGTCATATCTGCATCTTTTCGCTTCATCGTGTCGGCCATATTCTCACTTCAATCATTTAAATTGAATTCTTGATATATAAAGTTATTATTGCTAATAAAATAGACTAAAACAATATTAAAATCAATTTACTAGCGCGGATGAAATATTCATCAGGAATGTCCTAAAATATTGTGTGGTGTGTATAATTCTTCGACGGATTTTATTTCATTGGCATCTAAGATAATTTCGAGCGATTTGACTGCATCATCAAGTTGCTCAAGTTTCGACGCGCCGATAATAGGTGCTGTAACGTGTGGTTTGTTGAGCATCCATGCCAGTGCGATCTGAGCGGGTTTAATGTTGCGCTTTCTGGCAAGCTTAGCAACGCGATCTGCTATTTTGAAATCTGATTCTGAATAATAAAGTTCGTGCGCGTACTTATCGGTTTTTGCGCGCTTCGTCTCTCCCTCGAAGTTCGGTCTGCGGTTACCGGCAAGGAAACCACGGGCAAGCGGACTCCAGGGAATGATCGCGACTCCTTCTTCTTTGCAGAGTGGGATCATTTCGCGTTCCTCTTCACGGTAAATGAGATTATAATGATTTTGCATAGAAATGAATTTTGTCCAGTTATGCTGTTCTGCCACCCGAAATGTTTTTGCAAACTGGTACGCAAACATGCTTGATGCGCCGAGGTAGCGAACCTTGCCCGAGTGCACTAGATCGTTCAGTGCTTCCATTGTTTCTTCAATAGGAGTTTCGTAATCCCATCTGTGAATCTGGTATAGATCGATATAATCAGTATCCAATCGCTTGAGCGAAGCGTCTATCGCATTCATGATATGTTTGCGGGATAAACCTTTATCATTCGGATGACCGCTCATGGGCCAGTAAACTTTTGAACCGATGATAACTTGATCGCGTCTTGCAAAATCTTTTAATGCTCTGCCTAAAATTTCTTCACTTCTCCCAAGTGAATACATATCAGCAGTGTCGAAGAAATTTATACCGAGTTCGAGTGCATGTTTGATGAAAGGCCTGCTTGATTGTTCATCTAATACCCAAGACCGCCAGTCGGGTGAACCGTAAGTCATAGTACCGAGACAGATTCGCGAAACTTTTAAACCAGATTTGCCGAGTTTGACGTATTGCATGGAAAAATTTCACAATTATTTTTAAAAATCATGTAGGTTCTATCTAAAGTCCTAGACAGCATGATATCTGATATCGCAAAGAAAATTTGTCTTATCTTTTTAAAATACTTATCCAAATTCCGCCACCCCCAATGATAAACATAATTGTCGCTTGCACTAATGTTTTATACGCGATAAGTTCACCCATCAGAGCATCATACGAAAACCATCCTCCTAAAATTATCAACCCTAAATAGATTACGAACATAATCTGTTTGGATATTTTATTCGCTCTCGGAGTTTCATGTGCCAAGAATCGGTTATAGATGATAAGCCCTAACATCGCAACGATCCCGAGTCCGGCAAATATAAGCCAGAAAGTTTTAATATCCGATTCTACTCCCGTCTGTCCCACAAGTGGTTTGAGCATCGATTCATACATTAGACCGCCCAAGTTTGAACCGACCAAACTTCCGATTACGCCGTATAAAAATGCATAACCCATATAGACGGCTTTTTTATCTGCCGGCGCAACCAGTCCGATGTAGCTGTAATATTTCGGATGTGCGGTCATTTCACCGATTGAGAACACGGCAATTCCTATTATGAATATCCAAACATTCGATGCGAATGCTAAACAAACAAATCCAAGTGTTCCTATAAAAATTCCTGCAACCATCGTTGAGAGCGGCTTTGTGTTTTTTACGATTCTACTTACTATCACCTGTAAAAGTATTATAGTGCCGGCATTAATGACTGTAACATGCTCAGAATCGAATTTGAGATTTATACCGATAGAGGCAAATGCATTATTAATTGGAGCAACATCAATAAAATCGCGAAGGAACCACAAGACTGAACCAAAATTTTGGAAATATAATATCCAGAATCCGGAGTAAACAAAAATCATCAACATAAAACGTGCATCACCGAGTACCATAGCCATGCCGCCTAAAACTTCTTTTAACGTTTTTGTGCTGGATGGTTTTGGCGGATCTTTATAAAAAAACAATGTTGGAATAAACATCAATGCCGTGTATAGAGAAGAAGCAATGAATACATAATTCCACGAAAATCCTTTCATATAACTAACGGCAAGCGGAGCGAGGAATGCGCCAAGATTTATCATCCAGTAATAAATTCCAAAACCGAAACCGGAGTTCGATTCATTGGTTGTACGGGCGAGTGTTCCGCTGATGATCGGTTTGAATAATCCGGCACCTGTTGCCATAACAAGCAAACTCGCAAACACAGCGCCGTATGCGCTCATATTTCCGCTTATGAAATATCCGGCCGATAGAAATGCGAATGCAACGATTAGCATTCTTCTGTATCCGTACCTATCGGCAAGTGCGCCGCCTAAAATCGGGATAACGTAAGTGCAAGCATAAATCAAACTTTGCAAGAAACCTACCGATTGCTCCGAGAATCCTAATCCACCTTCGCTGATAGAATTTGTGAGGTAGATTGCGAGAACCGAATTCAATCCGTAGTAAGCGGCACGTTCGAATAATTCCATAATATTCGAAACCCAGAAAACTTTCGGGAACGAGCGAAGTAAACTTGGAGGTTTATTTTCCATTATATTTATCTATTGAAACATGTATTTGAAATTGATTTATGTTCCGTCAATATACGCCTATCAATTTAAAAGTCAAAATTAAATATGGTAAATCATCCTATCCGCTTCCTCATTTTATCGGTTTGCTTATCTCTCACTTTCTTCGGATATTTAAATGGTTTTATGGATTTTCCCGCTGAAAATATAAAAGATAAAGTAAAAGATTTTCTTGAAAGCGAAAATCTTCGATCCACAATCTGGATAAAGATAGGATTGGGGATAATTTTATTGATTTCCTGTTTTCTCGTTTTCCCTCATCCCGAATCATCTGAGTATAGGTATTATGTTGGAGCGGTTTGGACGGAACGCGATTTAATAGCACCATTTTCTTTCCCGATTTATAAGGACCTTCATCGATATGAACAAGAACGCGAGGAAGCAATTCGTGCGGTAAAGCCGGTCTATTTTCGCAACGATTCAAATGCCCAAATTTCGGTTGACGCAACCCGTGCTTCATTTCGTTCGATTGAAAAGGCATCAATTGCGTATTGGGCATGGATGAAGAGCAAGAAACAGTCAGACTCCTTGAATTATTTTAATGCACTTCAAGGCCTGCCGCTGGGAATAAAGCAGGATGAGTGGAAGGTTGTTTTCAATTTTGTTGATATGCAAAATAAATCCGATAAGAATTCTATCCAAAATATTTTTGAAATCCTTGAATCAAAATTGGCGGATATTTATAAATCGGGCTTGCTCGATAAGCCTTTAGCTGCACATTCAGAGATCGCGTTGAGGAAGAAATCGATTGAAGAAATTATTCCAGCGCGGGATTATTTTAATATTGAAACCGCTATCAACCTTGTGGGGAATACTCTCAGTTCAAATGTCGGAGATCATCCTGCGAACGGTATAATTTTAAAGCTCATACGTCAACATTTAAAACCGAACATCGTATTCAGTGTTAGCACCACAAACGAGGTGATACAGACCGCTGCTGATAATGTCCCCCGCACTTTGGGATATGTTTCGGCACATGATCTGATTATCGGTAAAAATGAACCTATCACAGAACAAACAAAATTAAAACTTGATTCATTCAGACGGGCTCGCGCGGAGCATAA
Coding sequences within it:
- a CDS encoding MFS transporter yields the protein MENKPPSLLRSFPKVFWVSNIMELFERAAYYGLNSVLAIYLTNSISEGGLGFSEQSVGFLQSLIYACTYVIPILGGALADRYGYRRMLIVAFAFLSAGYFISGNMSAYGAVFASLLVMATGAGLFKPIISGTLARTTNESNSGFGFGIYYWMINLGAFLAPLAVSYMKGFSWNYVFIASSLYTALMFIPTLFFYKDPPKPSSTKTLKEVLGGMAMVLGDARFMLMIFVYSGFWILYFQNFGSVLWFLRDFIDVAPINNAFASIGINLKFDSEHVTVINAGTIILLQVIVSRIVKNTKPLSTMVAGIFIGTLGFVCLAFASNVWIFIIGIAVFSIGEMTAHPKYYSYIGLVAPADKKAVYMGYAFLYGVIGSLVGSNLGGLMYESMLKPLVGQTGVESDIKTFWLIFAGLGIVAMLGLIIYNRFLAHETPRANKISKQIMFVIYLGLIILGGWFSYDALMGELIAYKTLVQATIMFIIGGGGIWISILKR
- a CDS encoding aldo/keto reductase; its protein translation is MQYVKLGKSGLKVSRICLGTMTYGSPDWRSWVLDEQSSRPFIKHALELGINFFDTADMYSLGRSEEILGRALKDFARRDQVIIGSKVYWPMSGHPNDKGLSRKHIMNAIDASLKRLDTDYIDLYQIHRWDYETPIEETMEALNDLVHSGKVRYLGASSMFAYQFAKTFRVAEQHNWTKFISMQNHYNLIYREEEREMIPLCKEEGVAIIPWSPLARGFLAGNRRPNFEGETKRAKTDKYAHELYYSESDFKIADRVAKLARKRNIKPAQIALAWMLNKPHVTAPIIGASKLEQLDDAVKSLEIILDANEIKSVEELYTPHNILGHS